TCAATTGCAAGGAGCTGGAGTATTCTCGAAGATTGATTTAGGATCCAGTTACCATCTGATAAGGGTGAAAGAGGATGATATTCCAAAGACTCCATTTAGAACACGTTATGGTCACTATGAATATGTGGTGATGTGCTTTGGGTTGACGAATGCACCTGCTGtgttcatggattacatgaacagAGTATTTCGTCCCCTTTTTGGACAAGTTTGTGGTGGTATTCTTAGATGACATCCTGATTTAATCAAAGACGGTGAGAGAGCATGAAGAAAACCTGAGGATTGTGTTGCAAATCCTAAAGGAGTGTAAATTGTATACTAAGTTGTTAAAGTGAGAATTCTAGAAGGAGGAGGTGAAGTTTTTAGGTCACATGGTGAATAAAGGAGGGGGTAGCAGTGGATCTATTAAAGGTTGAGGCGGTAATATAGTGGGAAAGACCGATGTCAGTGACTGAGGTTAGGAGTTTCTTGGGGTTAGCCGGATATTACCGAAGGTTCATTCACGAATTTTCACAAATCGCTCTACCGATGACTAAGTTAACCAGAAAAGATACACCTTTTGTATGGACGTCAGAGTGTGAGGAAAGTTTTTAGACTCTGAAGGAGAAGTTGACTTCAGCGTCAGTTTTGATTTTACCTAAACCACACAAACCATTTGAGGTTTACTGCAACGCCTTGCTGAAAGGTTTGGGTTGTGTTTTAATACAATACCGGAACGTGGTGGCTTACGCTTCACGTCAGCTAAGACCACATGAGGTGAATTACCAAACTCATGACTTGAAATTGGTGACGGTTGTGTTTGCGTTGAAAATTTAGAGGCACTACTTATATGGAGTGAGGTTTAGAGTCTTTTCTGATCAGAAGAGTCTCAAGTAcgtctttgatcagaaagagctcaatatgcgtcagaggaggtggatggagctACTGAAGGATTACGATTTTGAGCTAAGTTAACACCCTGGTAAGGCTAACGTTGTAGTGGATGCCTTGAGCCAGAAGTTATTAAACATTGCGTGGATGCGAATTAAATAAGAAGAGTTGGTAGATAAGTTTGCAGAGCTTAAGTTGGATCTTGGTGAAGTTGAGGAGAAAGCTTGTTTGAATCAATTATGCATTTCAAGTACGTTCAAGTCAAAAATTCAAAGGGCTTAGCAAGACGAACAAGAACTTTAAAAGATGTTTCAACCTATTAGTAAAGAAAGGCACGGAGAATTCACTACAGACGGTGAAGGGTTATGGAGATACAAGGGGTGGATTTGTGTACCGGATGTTGGTAGTTTAAGATAAGAGTTGTTGTCGAAAGCTCATAACAGTTGATTCTCTATTCATCCAGGAAGTACGAAGATGTATCATGATTTGCAAAAATGCTTTGGTGGCCTGGGATGAAGAGTGATTTAGCTACACTTGTGTCTAAGTGTCTGACGTGTCAAAAGGTGATGATAGAGCATCAGAGACCGTCGAGAATGTTACAGCCACATGAGATTCCTCAGTAAAAATAGGAAGaaattgcaatggactttgtaaCTGGGTTGCCAAGGACTAGGTCGAGATTTAATGCGGTTTGGATGATCGTGGATTACTTAACCAAGTTCGCTCACTTTCTGCCTATCCGAGTGAATTATTCATTGGAGGAATTAGCGAGGCTGTACATCAAAGAGGTTGTAAGGTTGCATGGTGTTCCATAGACGATAGTTTCAGATCGAGATCCTCGATTCACGTTAAGGTTTTAGGGAGCTTTTCAAAGAGCTTTTGGTACGAGACTATGTCTCAGCATGACGTATCATCTACAAACTGATGGATAGTCAGAAAGGACTATTCAGACATTGGAAGATATGCTAAGGGCGTGTGTGTTGGATCAACCGGAAAGTTGAGACCATTACttgccattggtggagtttgcatacaactACAGCTTTCATGCAAGCATTGGAATGACTCCATATGAGAACGGAAGTGCCAGTCTCCACTGTGTTGGTATGAAACCAGTGAGACCAGTGTGTTGGGGCCGTatttgatagctgagactattGAGAAAATCAAACAAATTCGAGCTAGAATCCTAACTGCACAGAGCTGACAGAAGTGTTATGTGGGTCAGAGAAGGAAACCGTTGGAATTTGAAGTGGGTGAACACGTATTTCTAAGGGTTACTCCAAGAACTGGGATCGAAAGGGCGATCAAAACGAAGAAGTTGAATCCGAAGTTTATTGGACCTTTTGAAGTGTTGAGGCGAGTCGGGCCGGTGGCATATCAAGTAGCTTTGCCGCCGCATTTATCTAACTTGCATGACGTATTCCATGTGTCACAACTTTGGACGTACACATTGGATACAGGTCATGTGTTAGAGCCTGACTTGGTCAAATTGAAGGAGAATCTGACTTTTCAAGTCACACCAGTGCGGATCGATGATACTAGTGTGAAGAAGCTACGTGGAAAGGAAGTTCTGCTGGTAAAGGTAGCTTGGAATAGAGCTGGAATGGAAGAGCACACTTAGGAGTTAGAGTTAGAAATGCGAAAGAATTATCTGGagttattctcaggtaattacTAAATTTTGGGGACAAAATTTCTAATTTGGTGGGGAGAATGTAAGAACCAAAAATAATTAACCaattaattaatgtaaaataaaaatgaattaatttCCTGGAATAGGTTCAAAAATTTAGaatgttaattaaaaaatttagaggTGAGATTTGGATTCAATGAATTTTTTCGAGTagaaaaatgtaattttctgcGAAAAATTGCGTAAAAATGCGTATGGATAAATTAGTCAGTAGTATCGGCTTAAGTCTATCCGATATTGTGTGAGAGTAATAAAAATGGTAGAAAAACTTAGAAAAGTAACTAAAGTTGAAAACCGGGTGCTAATTCCAAAGGTTTGGCCTAAAGTGGGTCAAACGGGCCAAAAACGCTAACGAGTTGGACCGGACCCAAGTTGGGCCAAAGCGCAACATATATAATACCTTAAATGAAGCTAACTCAGCCTCATTTCACCAAATAACTTAAGAACATGCAGCTGAAGTgagaagagaggtgaaggagaAAACACTATTCACATCCATCTTAAATCGCTCATAACTCGAGCTACGATGCTCCGATTCGAATGCCATCTGCGGCCACGTGAAACTCTCGCTGAGTCTGTCAGTTTTAATGAAGTTTTTCTGGAAAGATTTCGTGTTTTATACTCCTTTTTTTCGTCCTAAGTGAATCTGAAAATTTGGGTTTGGTTTTTGAGTGAAAATTTGTGATTTGGTTGTTTAGGTGCCGACCATTAGTGAGGAATTATTGGGTTTTATCTCTAATTTCTATTGATAAGGTAAGGTTTCTCAAAAATTCTTGTTGTTTGGTATATTGTGAATTCTAGGTATTGATGGTGATGATATTGGTATGTATAGCTTGATATTTGGTGACTTTTGGAAGTGGTGTTGGTGATTGAAAGCTGGTTGAATTCGAATTTGGTGTTTAGTGCATATTAAAAATCGGCCAGAGTATGATTTTAGTTTTCTCTATGTAGTATGTAATGTTTCGTGAAACTTAGGCTAGTGGACCGCAGGATAAGTTTGAATTGTTGATGATGCATGATGACTATTGATGATTGTGTTGATTTGATGAATTATGATGGTGTTGTTGGTGTTTGATGACGAATGCTGATGATGATAGTGAATATGGATTATTATGGTTGATGTTGATACACAACTGTTGGTGATATTGGATTTTAATGATGATTGAATTGAGAAATAAGGATTTTGAATGGAATTGATTAGTAGTGATGATGTTGTTGATAGGAATCTAAGTAAAATTGTGAGGTTGAAGGGTTTTGATAGTTGTATGATTGAGAATTGGTTGGAGAGTTCTTTTATGGATAATTGGATTGTTTTGGGCATGTTTGAAATGGTTTTCATTTTAGAGTTTTGGAAGTTTGAGAAGTTtgcttatttttgtaaaatctTATTTTTGACGAACTTTGGTGAGGCATAACTTGGCCTCCGGATCCCCATTTTAGATGaaacttattttaaataaaagttgTGTTCGAGAACTTTAAGACGTTTGAAGAACGGCTGGAAAATGTTTTAAAACGAAAATGTTATACGCGTTTGAAGTTTGGTATGAAAAACCTGAATTTTGCAACttttgaaaaatttctaagtctGGTAAGAAATGCATACGCAAACCTGTGCACGCGACGCGAGCATTGGTCACTGCCAACTGCCCTCGCATACGCAGGTACTGCATGCATACTCGGAAGCTCAATTTTTAACCCTTGCGTACACAACTTAATGGCATGCGTACGCGAACACAGCTCGCATATGCGACTACTCGTTTTTGCTGCCTTGCGTACGCAGGACAAGGGCTTGCGTATGCGAGACCCTGTTTCGCTGAAAAACTTTTTTTCTCCATTTTTAAGGATTTTCTAGCTTTCTAAACTTCTTCTACTGCTATTTGAGATTTTTAGCTAGTAATTAGACTCTAAGACTAGTAAGGATGATTTAGTGATTTAAATTGGTGAATTTCTATTGGGAGTTTAGAAGATAGAGACTTAGGTTTCTGAAGTATTGAGGATGAACTAGTTGGAAATTGTGACGGAGTACTACATTGATGATGAACTTGGGGACTTGAGAACTGATGATGTTTAAGGCAAGTTTGAAACTCGGAGTTGAATGATGAATTTGTTGAGTACTGAAGGTGATCACTGAGAACTATTGTTGTATACTATTTTATGCTGAGACTGTTGAGTGGCTATGCGCTGGCAAGGATGATGGTTAATCCCGCTTGTCGAGGGCACGATGCCGGCGTACGGATAATGGTTAATCCTTCTTAcattgagatgtgaggtctaaGGCTGAGTATTCTACTCGCATCTTTTctggcaacaagagtgtgcttggGCACTATATCTCGTAAGAATGTGCTAGAGCACTATATCCCAGGGGCCATATTTATATACGTGACAGAAAAGCAACATTCCAAGGGGATGTGTtaggttggcagttgaaccgacaagtgatatcaccgccaataggataggcattcatcatgtgcattttgTATGTGTTTGCTTACTTTGTTTACTTGTATTTCAATGCCTAAAGTATAACATGCTTACTTGATTCCTGAATTACTTGCTATACATGTCAACTACCTGTGTTTTACTTGTTTGTATATACTTGTGCTTTCTACTTGGATTGAGGAGGCTCGGTAggtggtggcgatgggatcgcatggaggttAGGTTGGCGAAGGCTGTGGGATAACCCTTTTTGGTTTTTACTTAAATGTTTCTAAGCTTGAATCTTATGCTTGATGTTAAATTCTAAGGTTGCTTTGGCATTCTAGAACCACATATCTTATATATTGGGCACTGTTatcatactgagaacctccggttctcataccatatgttgttgttatttttcgGATACAGGTCGTAACCCACCACGGTGAGTTGCGAGATAGTGATAGATCAGAGGatattttactttcttttgtATTTTAGATTACTTTGTTATAGATATACTCTCACTTTTGTATCTTTGTTCCCTTAGAGGCTATTTGAGAGACATATGTTGTTGTGTAACTTTCCAAACACTCTGTATCATCTGTATATAACTAGTCGGCCTAAACTCTGCAGGCTGTGGCTAGTATTCTTTTGAATATCATATATACCTATATATCTATATACTTTGTAATCTTTTGTATCTTTATCAAGTTGTACCTTATCCTTTTGTGCTTTTAGTTATCGTGTGAATGCTTCGCACTTTTGTATATCTGTTTTGAACTTTACTTCTTTATCGGACTTCTCGTATTACtattttcttatatatatatatatatatatatatatattattgtataaTCTTTAGAACTGTTGTGGCACTTTGTTATCCTTCGCTTTGCGATTAGAGGTAAGGGTTAGGTTGATAGGGTGTTACATGAGTCATGAGAGTCACTATCATCTTCAAACTGGGGTTAGCTTAACATAGCCTTCCAAGTCTTGTTGTGTTTGTATCGTTGACCTTATGGTTGATGTTTTTGGCTTGTGGGAGTTGGCAGAGACTTTAAAAGCCTGGGGTTTAGACCAAGGCTTGGGCTAGTGATTGGGCTGGTGTATAGACTAGATGTGTGGATTTTGCAAATCGATGGTGGTTCGATATCTAATGGTCTGGGAGTGAAACCTACTCCTCTGTGCAAGTACCAGTTTTctaaaagtgcatcaaagtgtTCTTCGATTAGACAAGtgttgaaaataaaacaaagagaaTTTGTGAATTGATAAACGGAACATAAAGATTAAAGTTTTCAAAGATTAAATGTGCAGAAGATTAAAAGAACTTGcattgaattttaaaaagagaataataaaaTGCCTTCGATTGGATCAAAGGGATTCAACATAGAAATTTAAATACAGGAAGATAAATTGGGCAATGAAGATAGAAAACATTTGGAGAATAAAATTACTTGAAATGTAAAATTTACTGgaaaataaattgaaagaaTAAAGAAGATGGAAGGAACCCTACAAAAAAATAACTTGATTGTAGACTCAGGAATTCGCTGGGATGTGAGTGTGCTTGAGTATTTTTTCTGAGTAAAAGTTCCAACCCTGATTTCCTAAGGCTTCCTAGTATTTATAGTGTACCTTTAGTAACTAgcaattaattctaattaattacaattaattacaaatttgaACTTTCCAAATACTTTCTCCTTGATAACTACTGCCGCCATTTGATTGGAGACGTTTCCCATGATTTCCTCACGTGATTAAAGCCTTTAACCTTCCACTACTGTGACTGTTTGATCTACGATTTGAATGCTCAATTCGATTTC
The genomic region above belongs to Arachis stenosperma cultivar V10309 chromosome 5, arast.V10309.gnm1.PFL2, whole genome shotgun sequence and contains:
- the LOC130980736 gene encoding uncharacterized protein LOC130980736, whose protein sequence is MQLYVDYRQLNKVTVKNKYLLPRINNLMDQLQGAGVFSKIDLGSSYHLIRVKEDDIPKTPFRTRYGHYEYVVMCFGLTNAPAVFMDYMNRVFRPLFGQRRKPLEFEVGEHVFLRVTPRTGIERAIKTKKLNPKFIGPFEVLRRVGPVAYQVALPPHLSNLHDVFHVSQLWTYTLDTGHVLEPDLVKLKENLTFQVTPVRIDDTSVKKLRGKEVLLVKVAWNRAGMEEHT